The DNA segment GCGTGCGCTGGGGGACGCTGATCACCAACATCACCACGGTCGCCAAGTTCGGCGGGTTGGCCTTCATCATCGTGGCCGCGCTGGCGTTAGGCATGCCGAAGACGGGCGGCAACTTCTCCCCGCTCGTCCCCGAGGGGAGCTTTGCGCTGGGGAGCGCCGGGCTGGCGCTGGTCTCGGTGCTGTGGGCGTACGATGGATGGGGCGACGTGAGTTATGTCGCGGGCGAGGTCACCGACCCGCAACGCAACCTCCCCCGTGCCCTGATCGGCGGGACGCTGGCGGTGATCACGATCTACTGCCTGGCCAACCTGGCGTACCTCGCCGTGCTCCCGGTGGAGAAGATCCGGACCTCGAAGCTGGTGGCGGCCGACGTGGCCGAGATCGTGCTCGGGCGCCCCGGGGTGATCTTCGTCTCGGTGACCGTCATGCTGTCGACGTTCGGCACGTTGAGCGCCGTGCTGCTGACGTCACCGCGGGTGCTGTTCGCCATGGCCGACGACGGGATGCTCTTCAAGCCGGTGGCGGCCGTCCACCCGAAGTTCAAGACGCCGTATGTGGCGATCTCGCTGGTGGCATTCCTCGGCTTGGTGTACGTCCTCTTCCTGACCTTCGAGAAGCTGGCCGACACCTTCGTGATCGCGATGCTGCCGTTCTACGCGCTGGGCGTGGCGGCGGTCTATCGCCTGCGCGCGCGGCCGGGCTACGTGCCCAAGTTCCGGACGCCGGGCTACCCGGTGGTGCCGATGATCTTCCTGCTCTCCGTC comes from the Gemmatimonadota bacterium genome and includes:
- a CDS encoding amino acid permease, whose translation is MPTPPSSSPASDSASAAGGGALPRRIGLWSAVAVCIGSTIGSGIFRSPAGIADKIPGPLPLLAIWVVGGAFALCGALTLAEVASYLPQTGGFYAFLREGWGRLYAFLFGWGQLTIVRAAALGAIAITFAEYFMRVIGFDPTIAPYDQYARYVAAGAIAITAVFNIVGVRWGTLITNITTVAKFGGLAFIIVAALALGMPKTGGNFSPLVPEGSFALGSAGLALVSVLWAYDGWGDVSYVAGEVTDPQRNLPRALIGGTLAVITIYCLANLAYLAVLPVEKIRTSKLVAADVAEIVLGRPGVIFVSVTVMLSTFGTLSAVLLTSPRVLFAMADDGMLFKPVAAVHPKFKTPYVAISLVAFLGLVYVLFLTFEKLADTFVIAMLPFYALGVAAVYRLRARPGYVPKFRTPGYPVVPMIFLLSVVILLVNALMDEGSRVWTAGIFAVLLAGIPVYLLFVKRK